From the genome of Phlebotomus papatasi isolate M1 chromosome 2, Ppap_2.1, whole genome shotgun sequence:
CCAGTTGGTTCTCCTCGGCCCCCGCCCCCTGTAGTACCCACGAGGCTCACCAGGGAACTGATGGCGCTGGAATGCGCTTTGCCGCGCGGACAGCGGCAGCCGTGGCGTGCGTGACGTGCATAGCATTTAGCACACGCCGCCACGCACCCACGCATCGGCCAGTAGCACCAGAGGCAGGGCAGCACCAGCGACAGAGCCGCCAGGCAGCCCCATCGCGTTGGCCTCCGATGGGGTAGGCACGAGCAGGGATCATCGGCACAGGATATACTGTCGCCCTCGCCGTTGTCCATTTCGTGGTCCTTGGAGCAGTGGTAGTATAGAGCCTTTACGCAGCATAAGCACGAGGCATAGTCAATGACAGTCTCGGCGCTGCAGAGGCACGTCTTGTCGCACACCCACCGCGACGGTAGCTGTCGCGGCCGCTGGCATTCTTCGCAGCGGCATCTGTTGCACTGAGGACACGTGATGGAGTTGAGGGAGTCCCCGTTGGACGGGTGGATGTCCACGTCCTCATGCAGGGCCGCAGACGGTAGCTCCTTGGTAAAGGAGACCGGCTGCTTGGTGATGACGGCCGGCAGAGTCGGCCTCTGTGTTGAATGCGCCGGCAGAAAGACAGGTGAAAGCTTGGCGCCCGGCGATTGAGCCGGCACAGCGTTGGGATGCCTCTGGGCTGCCAGAAGGGGTGACTCAGTCGCTGCGGGTGCTGTGTGTTGGCGGGTGGCGGACTGGATATGGGCCACAGGTGGCCCACTATTCCGGAAAGGCGTGTCCACGTACTCATTGGCGAGCCGTTCGTTCTCAGGCCGTGGGGCCGCCAGAGTGACTGCGGATGGCGGCTCTGTGGTGCCGCCGAGGTGCGGGAATGTCGTCCCGCCGCCCTGTGACGGGGCCGCCGTCGCCGGTGGCCTTCGTCGCGAGAACGTAATACTTGACTGGAGTGGCGCCAGAGGGGCTGTCGTGGGGGCGGCCGCTGGCGCCGGTAGAGGTCGCAGCGGCGGGGGCGGGACAGCCGCCGCTGGCTGGCGCGGAGGCAGCGGTGCTGCTGTTGGGTGCTGAGCTCCACCGATTAGCGGTGCGCTCATCATCGGCGGCTCGGGGGCCCTGGGGCGATGGACTCGGGGTATTGATTTAGGGGGCCGGGGAGGCGCCAGAGGATCGCCGCCATTTTTGCGATCCATGTAGCTAAAACTAACGGCCTCGGAGCATCAGCCGGGGTCCTCCAAGATCCGTCATCCTTTACTCTCGTAATCGCCTTCTGCAATTAAAtccaaatagaaaagaaattcaTTAGTCAACTTTATCTTAATGTTATTCacagtaagaaaaaaataagagataGCCTATTGGAATTTTAACAGTTTTCAGCAGTTAAAGATCTCATGTCTTATCTCACTTGGGTTTCAGTAGCGCCTAGAAATCAACAAAATTATGCCAGAATGGCAATAAAAGTGATTGAGAAACTGATAGGAAAACTATTCAACGACTAACGACTTGTTAATTATGCAGAGATAATTCAAGTCCACCTTGACTTATCTTACACAACATAGAGAATCTCTTAGTTATAGTGAGCTTTAGACATTATTCGGAATTCTTCTGGAATAGGGAgattattcaaattcaaatttttttagcgAGATTGCCATCGATGATTGCGAAAGGGTTGCCATAGGTGCATTGGAATGCAACTATCTTCACTCTACACAAGGGTTTTTTGCTGTCAAAATAAGTGCACAATAAACCTTTCTAATAAATTTAATCCAATTAGTCAGTGTTCATGGTAGAGGGCGTGTTGAAGTGGTGATGGTGTTTATAAGTAGATTTTTTGGTCCTTTGAGCCGGTATTAAAGCTTTCCCAGACAATTAGTCAAAGTGTGCCAGCCACCCCTCAACACCAAAAGCGATAATCCCGATTGGAATGCCTGAACGTGCGATATTGGAGTTCATCTGACGATGTTGCATTCATATCACCGATACCAATGCACACAATGTCAAAGTTTATAATTATCTTAAAgcaagtgagagagagagagtatcTTGACGAGCCCGCagtgtaaaattttttttacataaaactgAATAATCACCAATTTTACACTTTTCTCGCTTCTTGCTGATAAAGATGGCCTGGCCATCGCAATGGACTGAGACATTTGAGACGATTATTTTGCAAATCAAACAATTTTTCGATAGGGGAGAGATGTCGCAGGCTGATAGCAATGGTCTCTAGGAATGTGCCAAAGAATtagagacagagagagagaaaaacttGCCTGGAAAAGATGACTTTGAGAAGTATATATTGAGGGATAGGTATTGCCATTCTTCGTGTGCCTATTCATCGAGGCCAGGATGATGtagagaataattttagagaatgaAAGAGATCAGCACAAGATCATGATCTTGTCTCGTCATTGAATGTTGAGGTTCATTCTTCAGTTTTGCCCAGCAGTCATCATTTTTATGTATATAGTTCCAACATCCCAGAAAGGTGGAAGACTATATACAAGAAGCAACATCCAGAAGACACATTCAATGGTGGATGGAAGGAGCAACCAGCAAAACATGATGAAAACACAAGATGAAGGCAAGAGCGTGACAGAAACTATTGAAGGAGGAaagaataataagaagaaaaaaaagaagaaataatctTTGAACCTAAAACCTGTATTCCTGGAAGACACAAGAGATTCTCGCATAGAAAACTCTCTAGCACACGCATTGAAACATGAGACCTTGTAATTCTCTCtcgatttctttcttttttttctgtattgtCCATCCATCTTGAAACTCCCCGATCTATCCCTTTGAAGAGTCACCAAGAGACTTTTAAAGACCACTCTTTTATTGGACAAAATTCACAGTAGAAAAAAAGATGGTGACTTAACCCACGATCATCTGTATCATTAATTTGGGTGCAACAGAATCATCCATGGAAATTGCTTGAGAGAATTGGAAGAAGGGAAGAGCCACGAATACACTCAAATACATAATTTACTGAAGTTGAAAGATGTAGGGCATTCAACTCCATTGGAAATGTAATACACATTTTTCGTTTTGTGATAATggctaaagagaaaaaaaaattaacgagAGAGATTAAATGTTTCCAATTTCATCTGAAGAAATTTATTGTTCTGCCACTTTTTACAATAGTTTCTGGCCTATCGAATTCCTCCTGGAAATATCATCGTTCCATTCTTCGTGGAATTCAGGTGAAATCAGagatttttattctttcaatttccaacaagaaaaaaactcaatGGCTTATTCATCAAGTTCACTGGCGTCATTCTTTGACACTTGCCAAAGAtttaaacagagaaaaaaatgtgcTAAGCGGAAGTTAATGAAGagaaattgagcaattttagtGAATATATAggttattttgacatttttgtcaaataaaACAAGGACATCTATTGTTGACAGAATGTAAACAACGTCTTGTCACAGTAaaagaacaaataaataaacacCAAGAACAAGTAGAATGGAGTTAAATTGTCCCACCGAGTGAGTGCAAGACAAGTAAAACATACAATCTCTCCTAGAACTGAAAAAAGATAAAATGGaaggaataataataaaaacgggtctcaattaaaaacaagtatCGTGCGATGTCATACAACAGCACCGCAAAGTCGAAGGGGAGCAAAATGATAGAATGACGCCATTAAACATGAAAATCCCGTTTccgattaattaattaatctctCCATGTGAATTAATTGCCATTAATGAATGAATTGAGTTGAATTTATGGTGCAAATGCAATTGTATACCCAGAAATTGCAGAAAATTCATCTTTGTCACCATTGAATCCTAAGAAACATTAAATTACACAGAATTTCTGATTCGGATTTTCGATATTtcggtgacagctgtcaaatggATGAGAATGTCAAAGAGTATTCGTTCTTTCCATGGGTTTTAACTGTCATTTTTGGTCCCAATAGCCCGAATATATCCAGAAAGAACTATGTAAGCAGAAGGTCTTAAGAGCTGGTAAAGGTTAATAACTATTGTGCAACACCGACTCATCTGAATGCTCATAAGGATGCTAAACGAAACGTCTTCCATCGCACCTTCTTATGAAGAAGTACTttgtattttagaatatttaccAAAAGTTTTGTAAAGAAAATAGTGTAAGAGAAATCTcactagggaaaagtgcccatgcttgataccattggaagcttcgtaatgactaaatttttcctatatttctcaataaacgtgactccgcaatatattttaaaatctggccactttcccatagtttttaaaatatggttgcgacgAGTAACattatatattgtgaaacacagaaaatttagtcattacgaagcttccaatggtaacaagcatgggcattttcccctaccAAACTCAACAGAATTATCTATTTTCGAGAATTAGCCTAAGTCTATTTGGATCCTAAGTACCGCCACATGATTACTTCTTGAATATTCATATCAATATACttcagcaatgaaaaatgttatcATCGGTTTCTTAATTGAAGAGATTAAGAAGATTAAGCAGCTTTGCTCTAACCCCTATTGATATAACTATTGATACAACAACTAAAGTATTAGAACATCGTATGTCAATTTTGAGACCTAGCATTTTTATTGTCTTAGACTGTCAGAGCGAAAGTAGCTTACAAGTGACGTAAGAATCTATTTCTTCATGTCTTATAATTGATTTATTGacttaaaaaatgcaaaaattcacTGGCAAAAAACTGTAAATTTGACCGTTTTAGTATAGTATTTAGTACCACTTTAGGTTTAATTTTGATATGAGCCACTCCGGGCAAAAGCACGccattttaatagggaaattcaGATACGAGAGACTATTTTTTCTCGGGGTAAAAAtaatgaggttatgtttaagGCTACAACTCATGGAAAATGTCTGAACTTGACAGAGTCCATCATAGTAAAAAAGTACGGTATATTCTACGATCTGTGTCCATTTCTTTATATTataggcgtgcaagaaccgttgaaaccgaataaacgtcatgTAACATGTACGTCGATGGTCAAAACgttactataacaaacttattttgacgtttattccgtttcaacggtttttgtacAC
Proteins encoded in this window:
- the LOC129800712 gene encoding protein sprouty; translation: MDRKNGGDPLAPPRPPKSIPRVHRPRAPEPPMMSAPLIGGAQHPTAAPLPPRQPAAAVPPPPLRPLPAPAAAPTTAPLAPLQSSITFSRRRPPATAAPSQGGGTTFPHLGGTTEPPSAVTLAAPRPENERLANEYVDTPFRNSGPPVAHIQSATRQHTAPAATESPLLAAQRHPNAVPAQSPGAKLSPVFLPAHSTQRPTLPAVITKQPVSFTKELPSAALHEDVDIHPSNGDSLNSITCPQCNRCRCEECQRPRQLPSRWVCDKTCLCSAETVIDYASCLCCVKALYYHCSKDHEMDNGEGDSISCADDPCSCLPHRRPTRWGCLAALSLVLPCLWCYWPMRGCVAACAKCYARHARHGCRCPRGKAHSSAISSLVSLVGTTGGGGRGEPTGGITAPSGVSGNSVSSVMGNVSRTFSASRNCDLTPEKRLLDSSPEY